Proteins co-encoded in one Ictalurus furcatus strain D&B chromosome 9, Billie_1.0, whole genome shotgun sequence genomic window:
- the LOC128612339 gene encoding uncharacterized protein LOC128612339 isoform X1, whose amino-acid sequence MRKELWKHARRCTSNPERDTQKTSRAVLGLAALSECPHLKHISEDVKKMLCDLHQDEVAQTIRNDEYILKLAQDFFDKKGNSKERHAFVRQTVRCIGKFLLLLRNKFAIRNLAEAIKPSSFSLVTEAVKEIAEFNEEKKCFAIPSLARRIGLALRKYCVLSARKAFVIGDKILIQATGTFMELFNKAQSQFALGEQRHLGVQSKSFLLPFVDDVRIFHCYLEKAAQCATKELRETPSAQSYADLCKVTLAQILMFNRRHGEVSQMTIKSFQERDLVQAPESSEALTELEKVFCEDYCKILVRQKIGAFVPIILTPDMVNALMLLTEKRDQCSVFKSNIYVFGQPRSNRCYRGENALRICANECGAMDPDRLTSTKFSRHISTLCQVLTLKNHELKKLAKFIGHDISLRKEYYRQTEAMPRLAKICKLILAIEKGSAAEVLGQSLDDIALPVVISESDSEDEYFEEDDAFLQDQEARRELALHLLSKKMETIPKTPKKICNVPAPKHKKQENESTSKEQSNESTDKEQKNESTDKEQDTTEEPKAGKPAQQQAEQQLNVLMKKVLWTREEKIAIMRHFKKHIYYGRLATIKECRRCQMMEQPVLNGRTIQKIRDFVRNAGISFMRKMTAKHYVKKNVALPPQPANPNSTGVQSPQSANTSTFSVLSSQTAHPTSSSVIPSPTTNFKPVIDLSQTANGTTTTLPPQAAVLTTSNVVHPQTTKLMYIKVQAQHSANHTIPSLTLPSQAANPSIIPAGIVLPQTVNPSISRADILTIPQVADLANSSIVIPQVPNHTDSSVLPSQAVPLICAGVLVPQAANPASSTTAPPQIAVLKCTSVPSPQGAGADPDKSTPPAQAANLSNSST is encoded by the exons ATGCGTAAAGAACTTTGGAAGCATGCGAGACGCTGCACATCTAACCCTGAAAGAGACACgcagaagacttcaagagctgTCTTGGGTTTGGCAGCTTTATCCGAATGCCcgcatttaaaacacatttcagaAGACGTGAAGAAAATGCTTTGTGATTTGCATCAGGATGAAGTTGCACAGACCATCCGGAATGACGAGTACATCTTGAAACTGGCACAAGATTTCTTCGACAAGAAGGGCAATAGCAAAGAAAGACACGCATTTGTTAGACAGACCGTTAGATGCATTGGAAAGTTTTTGCTCCTTTTGCGCAACAAATTTGCGATAAGGAACCTAGCAGAGGCTATAAAACCCTCCAGCTTTTCACTGGTTACTGAAGCAGTCAAAGAAATTGCTGAatttaatgaggaaaaaaaatgcttcgCAATACCAAGCCTTGCACGCAGAATTGGATTGGCTTTGAGGAAATACTGCGTCTTAAGTGCACGGAAAGCATTTGTAATTGGAGACAAAATACTAATCCAGGCAACCGGCACATTTATGGAGCTTTTTAATAAAGCACAATCTCAGTTCGCTTTAGGCGAACAAAGACACTTAGGCGTACAGTCCAAGTCTTTTTTACTGCCATTTGTCGACGATGTGAGAATATTTCACTGCTATCTGGAAAAGGCTGCACAGTGTGCAACGAAGGAACTGAGGGAAACCCCATCTGCTCAGAGTTATGCTGACCTTTGCAAAGTGACCCTGGCACAAATCCTGATGTTTAATCGCAGACATGGAGAAGTCTCGCAGATGACCATCAAAAGCTTCCAGGAGAGGGATCTGGTGCAGGCTCCTGAAAGCTCTGAGGCACTAACAGAACTGGAAAAGGTGTTTTGTGAAGACTACTGCAAAATCTTGGTTAGACAGAAAATAGGCGCATTCGTACCGATTATTTTAACTCCAGACATGGTCAACGCGCTTATGCTCCTGACTGAAAAGAGAGACCAATGCAGTGTCTTCAAAAGCAACATCTATGTGTTTGGTCAACCCAGAAGTAACAGGTGCTACAGAGGAGAAAATGCCCTGCGGATCTGCGCCAATGAGTGTGGCGCGATGGATCCAGATAGGCTGACATCCACCAAGTTCAGCAGACACATTTCTACACTCTGCCAAGTCCTCACCTTGAAGAACCATGAGCTAAAGAAGCTGGCCAAGTTCATCGGCCATGATATAAGCCTGCGTAAAGAATACTACAGGCAAACTGAGGCCATGCCTCGCTTGGCCAAAATCTGCAAACTTATTTTGGCCATCGAGAAGGGAAGTGCAGCTGAGGTGCTTGGACAGTCTCTAGATGACATTGCATTACCAG TTGTGATCAGCGAGAGTGACAGTGAAGATGAATATTTCGAGGAAGACGATg CATTTCTCCAAGATCAGGAGGCAAGACGTGAACTTGCATTACATCTGTTATCTAAGAAAATGGAGACCATCCCTAAAACCCCTAAGAAAATTTGTAATGTACCTGCTCCAAAACACAAGAAACAGGAAAATGAATCTACATCTAAAGAACAGTCAAATGAATCTACAGATAAGGAACAGAAAAATGAATCTACAGATAAGGAACAGGATACAACTGAAGAGCCTAAAG CAGGAAAACCTGCTCAGCAGCAGGCTGAGCAGCAACTCAATGTACTCATGAAAAAAGTACTATggacaagagaagagaagattgCAATCATGAGGCAtttcaaaaaacacatttactaTGGAAGACTGGCTACGATAAAGGAATGTCGACGCTGCCAAATGATGGAGCAACCTGTACTGAATGGTAGAACTATACAGAAAATCAGAGACTTTGTAAGAAATGCTGGGATTTCTTTCATGAGGAAGATGACAGCTAAACATTATGTGAAGAAGAACGTTGCCTTACCTCCCCAACCAGCAAATCCAAATAGCACAGGTGTTCAATCTCCTCAATCAGCAAATACTTCAACATTTAGTGTACTGTCATCTCAAACAGCACACCCTACCAGCTCTAGTGTCATACCGTCTCCAACAACTAACTTCAAACCTGTTATAGATTTATCTCAAACAGCAAATGGTACTACTACAACACTACCCCCTCAAGCAGCAGTCTTAACAACCTCTAATGTAGTACATCCTCAAACCACCAAACTCATGTACATTAAAGTACAAGCCCAGCATTCAGCAAACCACACCATTCCTAGCTTAACACTTCCATCTCAAGCAGCAAATCCAAGCATAATACCTGCAGGTATAGTACTGCCTCAAACAGTAAACCCAAGCATCTCCAGAGCTGATATACTAACGATACCTCAAGTAGCAGACTTGGCCAACTCCAGCATCGTAATACCACAAGTACCAAACCACACAGATTCTAGTGTACTACCTTCTCAGGCAGTGCCCCTAATATGTGCAGGTGTACTAGTGCCTCAAGCAGCAAACCCAGCAAGTTCTACTACAGCACCTCCTCAAATAGCAGTTCTAAAATGTACAAGTGTACCATCCCCCCAAGGTGCAGGTGCAGATCCAGATAAATCAACACCTCCAGCACAAGCAGCAAATCTGTCTAACTCTAGCACTTGA
- the LOC128612339 gene encoding uncharacterized protein LOC128612339 isoform X2, translating to MRKELWKHARRCTSNPERDTQKTSRAVLGLAALSECPHLKHISEDVKKMLCDLHQDEVAQTIRNDEYILKLAQDFFDKKGNSKERHAFVRQTVRCIGKFLLLLRNKFAIRNLAEAIKPSSFSLVTEAVKEIAEFNEEKKCFAIPSLARRIGLALRKYCVLSARKAFVIGDKILIQATGTFMELFNKAQSQFALGEQRHLGVQSKSFLLPFVDDVRIFHCYLEKAAQCATKELRETPSAQSYADLCKVTLAQILMFNRRHGEVSQMTIKSFQERDLVQAPESSEALTELEKVFCEDYCKILVRQKIGAFVPIILTPDMVNALMLLTEKRDQCSVFKSNIYVFGQPRSNRCYRGENALRICANECGAMDPDRLTSTKFSRHISTLCQVLTLKNHELKKLAKFIGHDISLRKEYYRQTEAMPRLAKICKLILAIEKGSAAEVLGQSLDDIALPVVISESDSEDEYFEEDDAFLQDQEARRELALHLLSKKMETIPKTPKKICNVPAPKHKKQENESTSKEQSNESTDKEQKNESTDKEQDTTEEPKGKPAQQQAEQQLNVLMKKVLWTREEKIAIMRHFKKHIYYGRLATIKECRRCQMMEQPVLNGRTIQKIRDFVRNAGISFMRKMTAKHYVKKNVALPPQPANPNSTGVQSPQSANTSTFSVLSSQTAHPTSSSVIPSPTTNFKPVIDLSQTANGTTTTLPPQAAVLTTSNVVHPQTTKLMYIKVQAQHSANHTIPSLTLPSQAANPSIIPAGIVLPQTVNPSISRADILTIPQVADLANSSIVIPQVPNHTDSSVLPSQAVPLICAGVLVPQAANPASSTTAPPQIAVLKCTSVPSPQGAGADPDKSTPPAQAANLSNSST from the exons ATGCGTAAAGAACTTTGGAAGCATGCGAGACGCTGCACATCTAACCCTGAAAGAGACACgcagaagacttcaagagctgTCTTGGGTTTGGCAGCTTTATCCGAATGCCcgcatttaaaacacatttcagaAGACGTGAAGAAAATGCTTTGTGATTTGCATCAGGATGAAGTTGCACAGACCATCCGGAATGACGAGTACATCTTGAAACTGGCACAAGATTTCTTCGACAAGAAGGGCAATAGCAAAGAAAGACACGCATTTGTTAGACAGACCGTTAGATGCATTGGAAAGTTTTTGCTCCTTTTGCGCAACAAATTTGCGATAAGGAACCTAGCAGAGGCTATAAAACCCTCCAGCTTTTCACTGGTTACTGAAGCAGTCAAAGAAATTGCTGAatttaatgaggaaaaaaaatgcttcgCAATACCAAGCCTTGCACGCAGAATTGGATTGGCTTTGAGGAAATACTGCGTCTTAAGTGCACGGAAAGCATTTGTAATTGGAGACAAAATACTAATCCAGGCAACCGGCACATTTATGGAGCTTTTTAATAAAGCACAATCTCAGTTCGCTTTAGGCGAACAAAGACACTTAGGCGTACAGTCCAAGTCTTTTTTACTGCCATTTGTCGACGATGTGAGAATATTTCACTGCTATCTGGAAAAGGCTGCACAGTGTGCAACGAAGGAACTGAGGGAAACCCCATCTGCTCAGAGTTATGCTGACCTTTGCAAAGTGACCCTGGCACAAATCCTGATGTTTAATCGCAGACATGGAGAAGTCTCGCAGATGACCATCAAAAGCTTCCAGGAGAGGGATCTGGTGCAGGCTCCTGAAAGCTCTGAGGCACTAACAGAACTGGAAAAGGTGTTTTGTGAAGACTACTGCAAAATCTTGGTTAGACAGAAAATAGGCGCATTCGTACCGATTATTTTAACTCCAGACATGGTCAACGCGCTTATGCTCCTGACTGAAAAGAGAGACCAATGCAGTGTCTTCAAAAGCAACATCTATGTGTTTGGTCAACCCAGAAGTAACAGGTGCTACAGAGGAGAAAATGCCCTGCGGATCTGCGCCAATGAGTGTGGCGCGATGGATCCAGATAGGCTGACATCCACCAAGTTCAGCAGACACATTTCTACACTCTGCCAAGTCCTCACCTTGAAGAACCATGAGCTAAAGAAGCTGGCCAAGTTCATCGGCCATGATATAAGCCTGCGTAAAGAATACTACAGGCAAACTGAGGCCATGCCTCGCTTGGCCAAAATCTGCAAACTTATTTTGGCCATCGAGAAGGGAAGTGCAGCTGAGGTGCTTGGACAGTCTCTAGATGACATTGCATTACCAG TTGTGATCAGCGAGAGTGACAGTGAAGATGAATATTTCGAGGAAGACGATg CATTTCTCCAAGATCAGGAGGCAAGACGTGAACTTGCATTACATCTGTTATCTAAGAAAATGGAGACCATCCCTAAAACCCCTAAGAAAATTTGTAATGTACCTGCTCCAAAACACAAGAAACAGGAAAATGAATCTACATCTAAAGAACAGTCAAATGAATCTACAGATAAGGAACAGAAAAATGAATCTACAGATAAGGAACAGGATACAACTGAAGAGCCTAAAG GAAAACCTGCTCAGCAGCAGGCTGAGCAGCAACTCAATGTACTCATGAAAAAAGTACTATggacaagagaagagaagattgCAATCATGAGGCAtttcaaaaaacacatttactaTGGAAGACTGGCTACGATAAAGGAATGTCGACGCTGCCAAATGATGGAGCAACCTGTACTGAATGGTAGAACTATACAGAAAATCAGAGACTTTGTAAGAAATGCTGGGATTTCTTTCATGAGGAAGATGACAGCTAAACATTATGTGAAGAAGAACGTTGCCTTACCTCCCCAACCAGCAAATCCAAATAGCACAGGTGTTCAATCTCCTCAATCAGCAAATACTTCAACATTTAGTGTACTGTCATCTCAAACAGCACACCCTACCAGCTCTAGTGTCATACCGTCTCCAACAACTAACTTCAAACCTGTTATAGATTTATCTCAAACAGCAAATGGTACTACTACAACACTACCCCCTCAAGCAGCAGTCTTAACAACCTCTAATGTAGTACATCCTCAAACCACCAAACTCATGTACATTAAAGTACAAGCCCAGCATTCAGCAAACCACACCATTCCTAGCTTAACACTTCCATCTCAAGCAGCAAATCCAAGCATAATACCTGCAGGTATAGTACTGCCTCAAACAGTAAACCCAAGCATCTCCAGAGCTGATATACTAACGATACCTCAAGTAGCAGACTTGGCCAACTCCAGCATCGTAATACCACAAGTACCAAACCACACAGATTCTAGTGTACTACCTTCTCAGGCAGTGCCCCTAATATGTGCAGGTGTACTAGTGCCTCAAGCAGCAAACCCAGCAAGTTCTACTACAGCACCTCCTCAAATAGCAGTTCTAAAATGTACAAGTGTACCATCCCCCCAAGGTGCAGGTGCAGATCCAGATAAATCAACACCTCCAGCACAAGCAGCAAATCTGTCTAACTCTAGCACTTGA